Proteins from a genomic interval of Rubinisphaera italica:
- a CDS encoding molybdopterin converting factor codes for MKILYINNDGGGFADYISIEPETTISQFVDQRLKHGIAADYLIRVNRQPVSSDYILQEGDRVSLTPTKIEGARGASGQSHGRRETERVQFAPAGR; via the coding sequence TTGAAGATTCTTTATATCAATAACGACGGCGGCGGTTTCGCCGACTACATCTCCATCGAACCCGAGACCACCATCTCCCAGTTCGTTGACCAACGTCTCAAACACGGCATCGCTGCCGACTATCTCATCCGCGTCAATCGCCAACCGGTCAGCTCGGACTACATCCTCCAGGAAGGCGACCGCGTCTCCCTCACCCCCACCAAAATCGAGGGGGCACGAGGTGCCTCTGGGCAGTCGCATGGGCGTCGGGAGACTGAGAGAGTTCAGTTTGCTCCTGCAGGGCGTTGA
- a CDS encoding ThiF family adenylyltransferase, giving the protein MNIENRFTQQADLVPRERIQELQATVIGVGAIGRQVALQLAALGVPRLQLIDFDQVEPTNITTQGYDHQDLGQLKVEATARRIQELDPTIAVTTIADRYRSRMEVGTVVFCCVDRISTRESIWRSLQDRCDFWGDGRMLGESMRILTATDPNSRQHYSTTLFRQSEAQTGQCTARSTIYTANIAGGLMLHQFSRWLRGMPNDADLCLNLLANELMIAISQEG; this is encoded by the coding sequence ATGAATATTGAAAACCGTTTTACCCAACAAGCCGACCTCGTGCCCCGAGAGCGGATCCAAGAGTTGCAGGCAACCGTGATTGGAGTCGGAGCGATCGGACGTCAGGTCGCCCTGCAACTGGCCGCTCTGGGAGTTCCGCGATTGCAATTGATCGATTTTGATCAGGTCGAGCCGACGAACATCACGACACAGGGTTACGACCATCAGGATCTGGGCCAGCTTAAAGTCGAGGCCACGGCACGACGCATCCAGGAACTCGATCCCACGATCGCCGTGACGACGATCGCCGACCGCTACCGCTCCCGCATGGAGGTCGGGACGGTCGTCTTCTGCTGCGTCGACCGGATCAGTACCCGGGAATCAATCTGGCGATCCCTCCAGGACCGCTGCGATTTCTGGGGCGACGGCCGCATGCTGGGAGAATCGATGCGGATCCTGACAGCCACGGATCCCAATTCCCGGCAGCACTACAGCACCACTCTGTTCCGGCAATCCGAGGCCCAGACTGGACAATGCACCGCCCGGAGCACCATTTACACCGCCAACATCGCTGGGGGGCTGATGTTGCATCAGTTCAGTCGCTGGTTACGCGGCATGCCAAACGATGCCGACCTTTGTCTGAATCTGCTGGCGAATGAATTGATGATTGCCATCTCACAGGAGGGATAA